The Terriglobus roseus sequence GGGGATGCCGAGGGCTTCGCGCTGTTCCAGCGGCAGGTCGCAGTGCGAGGCCGTGGCGGGATTGGTCACAAGCGTCTCGACGGAGCCGAGGCTCTCCGCGCAGGTGCAGAGGCGCAGCGCGTCAATGAAGTGCAGCGAGTCGACGGTATTGGCCGCCAGTTCGAAGGACATCATGCCGCCGAAGCCTGTCTGCTGCTTCTCGGCGAGTGCCTTCTGCGGGAAGGAGTCGAGGCCGGGATAGTTGACCTTATGAACCAGCGGGTGCTGCTCCAGCCAGGTTGCTACGGCCATGGCGTTCGAGCAGTGCATGGCAAGACGTGCAGGCAGAGTCTTGACGCCCTGCAGCGCAAGCCACGCATCGAACGGCGGCTGGATGCTGCCGATGGTCTTGCGCACCAGGCGCATACGCTCTACGAGCGCTTCGTTGTGCGTCGCGAGCGAGCCGCCGATGGTCGCGTTGTGCCCATCGATGTACTTTGTCGTGGACAGCATGGAGACGTCCGCGCCAAGGTTAAGGCAGTTCTGCAGCAGCGGCGTCAGGAAGGTGTTGTCAACGGCGACGAGGATGTCCTTGTGCGAATGCGCCATCTCCGACAGTGCGCGAACGTCGCTCAGCTTCAGCGTCGGATTCGCAGGCGTCTCAAGGAAGAGGAGGCGTGTGTTCGATTTGATCGCCTTTTCCGTGTCTTCCACGCTCGCGGTGTTGGCGAAGGTGTACTCGATGCCGAAGTTGCCGAGCACCTGGTGGAAGAGCCGCGAGGTACCGCCGTAATTGACATCGCTCAGGATGACGTGATCACCGGCCTTGAGCATAGAGAGG is a genomic window containing:
- a CDS encoding trans-sulfuration enzyme family protein, whose product is MLPDRPDFDPSTLVIHSNRSYEKQSNSILFPIHQTATYIHESVGVTKGYGYSRGANPTVNALEQAIAAIEGTEHALCFRSGMSAITTLCLSMLKAGDHVILSDVNYGGTSRLFHQVLGNFGIEYTFANTASVEDTEKAIKSNTRLLFLETPANPTLKLSDVRALSEMAHSHKDILVAVDNTFLTPLLQNCLNLGADVSMLSTTKYIDGHNATIGGSLATHNEALVERMRLVRKTIGSIQPPFDAWLALQGVKTLPARLAMHCSNAMAVATWLEQHPLVHKVNYPGLDSFPQKALAEKQQTGFGGMMSFELAANTVDSLHFIDALRLCTCAESLGSVETLVTNPATASHCDLPLEQREALGIPDRLIRLSVGLESPKDLIKDFEQAFAATFNGNTAGSGE